In the genome of Rhopalosiphum padi isolate XX-2018 chromosome 1, ASM2088224v1, whole genome shotgun sequence, the window TTAGTATTCAATTTGTACGAAATCGTAATATACGATTTTacattactatgtatatattatgtattatatacatattacatataatacaccGCGGTTGTTCGGACATTCACTAATTCAAGataagtttacataatatataggtacgccgtGCTCATAAAATACGGACCTTGTTTATTGAGCTGAATAcagcaaatataatatttatctttttctcTGTTTTGTACGATGTATATtgcgctataatatattatataatatttttactttattatttttacaacctCTGCAAATAATGCGTTTGAATTTTCCAAAGAATGTACAATTTTTACCATATGTAAGAGTAACGTTGTAAAaaagtgtatattaaaaatattgttatatatataccgGAGGCGTATTAATGATGATTGCTGAGGAATCTACATTCCCCTCCCAGGAATTCGGTACTGGgaactttataaatttttttttttatacattggcatattgcaatattatcgtttatcattattacatatataatatatagtagtatgTAACTATTTTAATCTTAGAAAAAATAGACCAAAAGTTGTCTCCGTAAATATTAAtagaccatattataatacatatatagacatatagtataatatatacctataatattcctATATCTTATTCGAtagcaaaataataactatcaaaTTTCATATCACTGGCTTAATATAGAAATACCATGGCTATAATGTTTTCAACTTATTGGTAAcatgtcaaaataaatattttgctaacaaaaaaaaatgtgaccAGTACCTGTCCCTCATTACAGAGATAAAACTGGATACGCTCCTGATATTCGTAtatagtacataaatatatatatataagtatttttaacctACGCGAGTTTTTGTTTGGAAAAATTTATAGATACGTGAGGAAGAACATATATGTGAACAACGCGGACATTGAGGAAATTAAGgagttaaatattcaaatccAAAACGCCACTGTTGAACTGGCTGAGCTTCAGAAGATCAGGGATGAACTCAGGGTTCGTCTAGAACAATTTCAAAGTGAATCACAACTGGAGGCTGAAGACTGTGAGGATGAAGCGGTCGGAGTAGCAGACAACGATGAATATGCCGATTAAAAATTCGGAAATCAATTCACTGCAAGTTTCCTGTTacatctattaaataaataataattaaataattaataataattttatcacaaCTATGAGAAACCTGTAATAGTCTGtttaattgtttacttttttaatgaattattcatCAATAGGCAATAGAATCAAAATCTTAATCTATCGGTAATGTATATGCATATGTatcctttttagtttttactgtaatttatttcgagtttttcccgattattaagaaaattataggaAGTTCTTATTTCTAACACAGTGACATGGACACCCTAATATATACCAACAAGTTTCAATTTGctagcatttttttttgtcttatagcctatattctataaaaagtGTTTacgaacaaatatataaatacaaatatttatcacatacacacattattttaaagcCAATCATTTATTTAGCTCAGTTCACAGTTTCTCAGATAAGAATCTAAAACTgtcatgaaaattaatatatatgtaatactcgtatatacacAGAACACAGCCATAGGTATATATTCAAATTGAGGTCatacttataagtatacattaaacTTTTAGTTTGTAATAGCAGTATTATTCGAGAAATGcttgaataacttaaaaattgttctatggagataaaaattttaaatgagaaCCTCCTTCCAGTGCTACCCCTttttgctataaaatattaagtggataatttttgaaaatttaaataattttaaattcgaacgagtagttttacaattaattaaaatatttatatcaagaaaaatagttttacaaaaatataaaatatagatataattatatcgaATCTGGTATTAATTTTACTCGgaacattttaacaaataattcattttgatagactataatttactaaatttttcaaattaccatAGTCTCCATGGACCATACTTTTCAAATTAACTAGTAATTATCATCATATCTATTGTTCTTAGtacataaacttaaattattcaaaaactactcgttagaattttaattttaatacgttGAAGAAATGTTCaaatctactaaataatttacagtagaaaagagatattattagaaaaacagaagtttgaaTCTCAAAAAAAACACTCTTCAAGtagtatagataaaataatacttcGTTAATTTTTAGGATAGGCACCTACGCAGACAATATTTGAAAGCACATCCACgcaaaaagtattttttcctttattattttacttaaaacttttaatgaaTTTTCTTAACTAATTTAGAAATTAGATACCTATAGTAGTTGGTAaagtataatgatttataattgattatccGTCTATCATCATCATTTTCAGGAAAATAAGCACTACCagaatcttatattattaaataaatatctaagtaCGTCATTtaataagcataaaaaaaatatgaagtttattaattgtacttaagacgtttttatttatcataaaaaaatgtcttcataaaaattaaaactttttgttaGAAATGTATCCATGTTTAATCGTTAAGAAAACACATAgcacataggtattattatttaaaatacatcatGTCCTGATATACTTACGCAAACACCAgtgacgtttatattataatatgcatgttatgcataaatgcataatatctaCTATACAATAGGCaggataatataatttgtaggtGTATCATCATCTTGCGATTAATTATGAAATCGTCCAAGTATGGCgtgcatataattataactatatatcatttttaaaattggtgacattaattataatgtattccgGTACAGCCTGCAGAAGTGAAGTACAAACATAAGTAAGttgtaagtaatattataaatgtactaatataatatgataaaataataaaataatacgcaaTTCAATTGGTACTTATTatacaaacttaaataatatattgtataacattatgaTGTTTGTATAAGT includes:
- the LOC132918670 gene encoding uncharacterized protein LOC132918670, with amino-acid sequence MSLFPVNEQDKEEFLNYLDQNGILDKLTDVLVMLHSEQEMPSNPIEYVRKNIYVNNADIEEIKELNIQIQNATVELAELQKIRDELRVRLEQFQSESQLEAEDCEDEAVGVADNDEYAD